One segment of Nitrospirota bacterium DNA contains the following:
- a CDS encoding glycosyltransferase encodes MKVCVVIVTYANRFHLLRQVVDSLVEQQITKIIIVDNNSVKESYKRLKRLEDLFKNRLKVIYLSENTGSAGGYKRGLQEANNCEDCEFIWLLDDDNKPEKDALNILINAWDRVKEKHKKRRIALLSLREDRKQYVMVAQGESAEKWFGRKNSFLGFDLLALPSKISNKTWIRKKKNTKKYIDKTVVPYAPYGGLFFNRELLQETGYPKEKFFLYGDDHEFTHRVSQKGGRIFLVPNSKIRDIDTSWHLKDKRGQLKTFLSGEGSRVYYTIRNRVFFEKNSLSTNKFAYNVNKFVYLKLLWCLSRSKGKKDMYSLIIRAVTDGLEGQLGRSL; translated from the coding sequence ATGAAAGTTTGCGTTGTCATAGTAACATATGCTAACAGGTTTCATCTCTTGAGGCAGGTTGTGGATTCTTTGGTTGAGCAGCAGATTACAAAAATTATAATTGTTGATAACAACTCTGTTAAAGAAAGTTACAAGAGATTAAAAAGATTGGAGGATCTTTTTAAAAACAGATTAAAAGTAATTTATTTATCGGAAAACACAGGCTCTGCCGGGGGCTATAAGAGGGGATTACAGGAGGCCAACAACTGTGAGGATTGTGAGTTTATTTGGCTGCTTGATGATGATAACAAACCTGAAAAGGATGCACTGAATATACTAATTAATGCATGGGATAGAGTAAAAGAAAAACATAAGAAGAGAAGAATAGCCTTGTTGTCTCTAAGAGAGGATAGAAAACAATATGTGATGGTTGCTCAAGGTGAGTCTGCAGAAAAATGGTTTGGAAGAAAAAACAGTTTTCTGGGATTTGATCTTCTGGCTCTGCCATCAAAAATTTCAAATAAAACATGGATAAGAAAAAAAAAGAATACAAAAAAATATATAGATAAAACAGTAGTTCCGTATGCTCCTTATGGAGGCCTTTTTTTTAATAGGGAGTTGTTGCAGGAAACAGGATATCCTAAAGAGAAATTTTTCCTTTATGGTGATGACCATGAATTTACCCATAGAGTATCCCAAAAAGGTGGCAGAATATTTTTGGTTCCCAACAGCAAGATTAGAGATATTGATACATCCTGGCATTTGAAGGATAAAAGAGGGCAATTGAAAACCTTCTTAAGCGGGGAAGGTTCTAGGGTATACTATACAATCCGGAATCGGGTTTTTTTTGAGAAAAACAGCCTATCAACTAATAAGTTTGCATACAATGTTAATAAGTTTGTCTATTTGAAGCTATTGTGGTGTTTGTCGAGATCGAAAGGAAAAAAGGATATGTATTCCTTGATAATAAGAGCCGTAACCGATGGTTTGGAGGGACAACTTGGGAGAAGTTTGTGA